GTTGACTTCCCCGGAGGCGCCACAGGACGCAACCTATATTATTAAGCCAGGGGATACCCTTTGGGATCTCGCTTTTCATTTTCTTTCTGACCCTTTCAAATGGCCTCTTATCTGGAACGCAAACCCCTACATCAAAAATCCTGACCTGATCTATCCCGGCAATTCCTTACGCATTCCGGGCAGAAATGAATCCTTTGCAGGGCAGAAGCCTATCGATGCTAATGCTGAGCCTGTGATGGTTTCCCAGACCAGGGGAGCGATTATGGAATCTGCATCCATAAGAGACAGCCTCGAGAAAGCAGCACCCTACAATCAGGATTCCCTGATTCTGTCGGCAATCCGGATGAGAAACCCTCTGAGCGCAGCTTTTTTCGCTGCGGTTCCTTTTCTATGGACCGAAAAGGATCCCTCCGGATACATTTATCCAGGTAATGCCATTGTCGACAAACCAGTTAGCCAGGTGTCATATCAGAGGTTTGAGCGCATTTCCATTAAGCCCCAGAAAGGCGCCAGTTACAAGGTTGGTGATACTGTCGATGTCTTCTCCCCGATCCGTTTTGTCCGCTTCAATTCCTCTATTTCAAATCTGGTTAAAAGGGTCGCAAGAGCCCGGGTCATAGAAGCAGGTCCGAAGCGGATTCACGCTGAGCTGTTCGAGATGTCCGATCCAGTAAAGGGAAAAGAAAGAGTTGCCTTATCCACTCCATTTACTCCAAAAGAGATCGATACTCTGGTTGAACCAGAAGTAGTGATCGGGGCAGAGGTGTTCACCAGAGTGGAAGGAACTGTGCGGGCGTATCCCTTTCAGACACTTATTCTTAACCGTGGCGAAGCAGATGGAGTCCTGCTGGGAGATGTATTTGCAGTATATCACAAAGATAGACCTGTCAATAATCCCTCATTTGCAGGCATAGGTTATGTAGCTCATCTGAACAGTAATTCCTGCTCCATGGTTATCGTGAATTTATCAGGTGAAAAAATTGAAGAAGGTGACAGAGCAGCTCTGATCAGAAGAGCAAGATTCAGGGGAATTGATGGGTAGAACGCTTCTCAAGTTTGGGCAGATGTTAATGGTCAGCAGACGGCACAGAAGCGTCCGTCAAAGCATTATTCTTCTCTTTACCAACATTCTTCTTTTCTCAGGAGTTGTTTTCACCCTCGAAATCATCCTCATATTTCTGGGTATCGGAAACATCTTCCTCCCCCTTACTACCAAAGCACTTTCGATTCTGAATGGCATATTTTACTGAAACGTAAATAGCTGTTGTTAGAGATGTTTTTTTCGGGGTCGGAATCGGTATCGGTATCGAACATTTTCACAAGTTTTCAGAAATGTAAGATTTACGTTCTGGTTTCTGTAAGCTCGATTATCTCAGGCTTCAGCTTGCTTCCGTCAACCCTGAGCAATCCGACACTAATAGGCAGCCTGAACCGACGGGGTCCGGCGCTCCCCGGATTAAAGAAAAGAATATCTTTGTGGAACTCTATTGAAGGCAGATGCGAATGACCGTAGATAACGGCATTGAAACCTGCGGCTTGGGAATCGAGATCAAGGTCAGCAATATTATGCAGCAGATAAATCGAGCTTGATGCAGTCTTCAAGATTGCGTCAACCGAAAGCCCCGGAATAGAGGATAATTTGTCGGTGTTTCCTTTGATGGCCAGTACCGGCGCGATTTCTTTTAATTTATCAAGTACCCAGATCCCGCCCACATCACCGGCGTGGATAATGTAGTCAACCCCATTGAAAATCTCCGATATCTCTGGTCTGTATAGTCCATGAGTATCAGAAATTACTCCTATAAGAGCAGATTCTTTGTCAAGGTTTATAAGCATCCTGTTTCCCCTTAGGTGTTGCATTAATATTTTACTATTTTGGCGATAAAAAACTGTGATATTTATCACAGTTTTTTATCGCTCCTTTTAATTTCCATTATCTCAGGGTAGCGCCTGAAAGAGAATTTTTTCTGTTTTTCCATGCTTTCCGGCGTTAACCCCTCATTTTCGAATTCCACTGAGTAGTCCAGTGGAATCTCTTTTTTCTGATTAACGGAAATTGCCAATCTTTCAATTTCATCCCTGATCTTCCCCATAGCATCCTCCTTGCGATGTCTATAGACATTACGGATTAAGCCCTTTATCTGGCATAGGAGTTGCAAAAAAAGTCCTACCAGTATTGGATACCCTAAGGAGGCAAAAGAATATGTCTCTGAGTTTTACCACTAAAAGACGTTACCCTGCAGGAGCGGAATATTTACCTGAGGATGATGGTCTCCACTTTCGGGTATGGGCACCTGGCCATAAAAAGCTTCAGGTCGTCTTCGCCATCGACCCGTCTTCCGGGAAACACAATCCCGAACTGCCGCTGTCACTTACCATGGAACCTGAAGAGAACGGTTATTTTTCCGCTCTAATCGAGGCAATTCCACCGGGGATTCTTTACGGTTTTCGCATAGACGGTAGTGATGAGATTTTACCCGATCCTGCATCGAGATATCAGCCTCTGGGTATACAGGGACTTTCGGCACCAATAAACGCCACTAGATTTGTCTGGAGCGACAAAAACTGGCCAGGCGTGTTAAAGGAGGGAAATGTACTCTATGAAATACATATCGGGACTTTCACCAGAGAGGGTACCTGGGAGGTCGCGAGCAGAGAACTTGAAGAGCTTTCCAGAATCGGTATCACAGTTCTTGAGATCCTTCCTGTAGCTGAATTTGAGGGTAAATTCAACTGGGGGTACGATGGTATTTTCCAGTTCGCGCCATCCCGCATGTACGGGCATCCGGACCATTTCCGGAGATTCGTAGACACAGCGCATAGCCTGGGCATAGGTGTAATTCTCGATGTTGTTTATAATCATTTCGGGCCTGGAAGAGAACTGTTCAGGAAATTCAGTCCCTTTTACTTCTCATCGAGACATAAAGCGGAGTGGGGCGAGGCGAGTAACCTTGACGGGCAGAATTGCGGTCCGGTGCGCGAGTATTTCTTGTCAAATGCCCGGTACTGGATCGAGGAATTTCATCTTGACGGTTTGCGAATCGATGCCACTCAGCAGATTTTCGATGATTCGCCTGTTAACCTGATAAAAGAAACTGGCGATATAGTGAGAAGTTCCTCCGGAGGAAAGAGAACCCTTATCATAGGAGAAAGCGAACCTCAGAATTCCACACTGCTGAGCAGATATGGACTGGATTCGCTCTGGAATGACGATTTCCACAGGGCAGCGATGGTCGCTCTTACCGGACATGCCGAAGCCTATTTCAGTGATTACATGGGAACACCTCAGGAGTTTATATCTTCTGCCAAGTATGGATACCTCTACCAGGGGCAGTACTACACATGGCAGAAAAAAAACAGGGGGACTCCTTCTCTTGATCTCCCTGCAGAATGCTTTATCAACTATCTGCAAAACCACGATCAGATCGCCAACACCTGCAGAGGAATAAGAGTTCATCGGCTTTCCGGACCGGGAAGATACCGCGCCCTTACTGCTCTCCTTCTCCTTTGTCCACAGACTCCACTCATTTTTCAGGGTCAGGAATTTGCATCCTCCTCTTTTTTCTACTACTTCGCCGACCACGATGAAGGGCAATCAAAAAGATCGGCTCAGGGAAGAAAAATTTTCCTATCCCAATTCAAAAGCATCGCTTCTGTTAACGGTCCGATCGGCCCGGAGCCCTCAGATCCTGATGCATTTATCAAAAGCAAACTCGATTTCAGTGAACGAGAGATTAATGAACAGTTTTACTGCCTTCACCGCGACCTTCTGGAAATCAGGAAAAATAATCCCGTGTTCAGAACAAGCGGACGAAAGGGTATCGA
This DNA window, taken from Fibrobacter sp., encodes the following:
- a CDS encoding LysM peptidoglycan-binding domain-containing protein; this encodes MRFCLNIFLFLSFSFPALSSAQDSLSTSVPLTSPEAPQDATYIIKPGDTLWDLAFHFLSDPFKWPLIWNANPYIKNPDLIYPGNSLRIPGRNESFAGQKPIDANAEPVMVSQTRGAIMESASIRDSLEKAAPYNQDSLILSAIRMRNPLSAAFFAAVPFLWTEKDPSGYIYPGNAIVDKPVSQVSYQRFERISIKPQKGASYKVGDTVDVFSPIRFVRFNSSISNLVKRVARARVIEAGPKRIHAELFEMSDPVKGKERVALSTPFTPKEIDTLVEPEVVIGAEVFTRVEGTVRAYPFQTLILNRGEADGVLLGDVFAVYHKDRPVNNPSFAGIGYVAHLNSNSCSMVIVNLSGEKIEEGDRAALIRRARFRGIDG
- a CDS encoding metallophosphoesterase family protein, encoding MLINLDKESALIGVISDTHGLYRPEISEIFNGVDYIIHAGDVGGIWVLDKLKEIAPVLAIKGNTDKLSSIPGLSVDAILKTASSSIYLLHNIADLDLDSQAAGFNAVIYGHSHLPSIEFHKDILFFNPGSAGPRRFRLPISVGLLRVDGSKLKPEIIELTETRT
- a CDS encoding DUF3459 domain-containing protein; translation: MSFTTKRRYPAGAEYLPEDDGLHFRVWAPGHKKLQVVFAIDPSSGKHNPELPLSLTMEPEENGYFSALIEAIPPGILYGFRIDGSDEILPDPASRYQPLGIQGLSAPINATRFVWSDKNWPGVLKEGNVLYEIHIGTFTREGTWEVASRELEELSRIGITVLEILPVAEFEGKFNWGYDGIFQFAPSRMYGHPDHFRRFVDTAHSLGIGVILDVVYNHFGPGRELFRKFSPFYFSSRHKAEWGEASNLDGQNCGPVREYFLSNARYWIEEFHLDGLRIDATQQIFDDSPVNLIKETGDIVRSSSGGKRTLIIGESEPQNSTLLSRYGLDSLWNDDFHRAAMVALTGHAEAYFSDYMGTPQEFISSAKYGYLYQGQYYTWQKKNRGTPSLDLPAECFINYLQNHDQIANTCRGIRVHRLSGPGRYRALTALLLLCPQTPLIFQGQEFASSSFFYYFADHDEGQSKRSAQGRKIFLSQFKSIASVNGPIGPEPSDPDAFIKSKLDFSEREINEQFYCLHRDLLEIRKNNPVFRTSGRKGIDGAVLGREMFLLRYFGLIPSQDRLLIINLGRETQLFPNPEPLSAAPQGLSWKLLWYSEAPEYGGDGAALPNENEIWNIAGHTAFFMGTA